A genome region from Methanococcoides burtonii DSM 6242 includes the following:
- the nth gene encoding endonuclease III, translating to MNKDSPAIAMDNTANFDRIWSILKKEYPDPQPELDYSNEFELLIATILSAQCTDVQVNKVTNELFRKYTNVEALAAADLDVLEKEIYSTGFYRAKSKNIKRTSQLILSDFNGKVPDTMEELTTFPGVARKTANIVLARGFGKVEGIAVDTHVKRVSGKLGLTENTDPKKIEQDLMKLAEQKDWEDLSMTLILHGRRVCDAKKPQCIVCLLSKLCPSSLV from the coding sequence ATGAACAAAGATTCTCCGGCGATAGCGATGGACAATACTGCAAACTTTGATCGTATATGGTCTATCCTGAAAAAAGAATATCCTGACCCTCAACCTGAGCTGGATTACAGCAATGAGTTCGAGCTTTTGATAGCTACTATCCTTTCAGCACAGTGTACCGATGTGCAGGTCAATAAAGTGACAAATGAGCTGTTCAGGAAATACACGAATGTGGAGGCTCTTGCAGCGGCTGATCTGGACGTGCTTGAAAAAGAGATATATTCCACCGGTTTTTACCGTGCTAAATCGAAGAACATCAAAAGGACATCTCAACTGATACTTTCTGATTTCAATGGCAAGGTGCCTGACACAATGGAAGAACTTACAACCTTTCCGGGAGTTGCCCGAAAGACGGCCAATATCGTTCTTGCAAGGGGATTCGGCAAGGTGGAAGGCATTGCAGTGGATACGCATGTGAAAAGGGTTTCTGGAAAGTTGGGGCTTACTGAGAACACTGACCCGAAGAAGATAGAACAGGACCTTATGAAGCTTGCAGAACAAAAGGACTGGGAAGATCTGTCAATGACACTCATACTTCATGGACGCAGGGTATGTGATGCAAAAAAACCTCAGTGTATCGTTTGTCTGCTTTCGAAGCTATGCCCTTCGAGTCTGGTTTGA
- a CDS encoding IS5-like element ISMbu1 family transposase, which translates to MSLTNFAFKEEYKRLENLGDKLSEIESLIDWKPFRPIIAEMYINKTEFGGRPNVDEIVMLKMLVLQQWHGLSDPELERQATDRISFRKFLGFPAKIPDHTTVWAFRERISQAGKEDEIWNEMQRQLNKKGLKIKQGMIQDATFIHADPGHANLDTPRGNEAKTRRCKDGTWTKKASKSHFGYKLHTIEDTEYDLIRRYRTTTASVHDSQVDLSEEGEVVYRDRGYFGAISKGYDATMQRGVRGHPIGIRDKMRNKRISRKRAKGERPYAVIKNVFTSGFVRVTTLARVNVKMAITAFSYNLYQLRTIRRKSLG; encoded by the coding sequence ATGTCCTTAACAAACTTTGCTTTTAAAGAAGAGTACAAACGTCTTGAAAATCTCGGTGACAAGCTCTCTGAAATTGAATCTCTCATCGATTGGAAACCATTTCGTCCAATTATAGCAGAGATGTATATCAATAAAACAGAGTTCGGTGGCAGACCAAACGTTGATGAAATCGTCATGCTCAAAATGTTAGTATTGCAACAATGGCATGGCCTATCTGACCCTGAACTTGAAAGACAAGCTACTGATAGAATTTCCTTTAGGAAATTCTTGGGCTTTCCTGCAAAAATTCCAGATCATACTACTGTTTGGGCATTTAGAGAACGAATTTCCCAGGCAGGAAAAGAAGATGAAATCTGGAATGAAATGCAAAGACAACTTAATAAGAAAGGTCTGAAGATCAAGCAAGGTATGATTCAGGATGCAACATTTATACATGCTGATCCAGGACATGCAAATCTTGATACTCCTCGTGGAAATGAAGCAAAGACCAGAAGATGTAAGGACGGTACATGGACAAAAAAGGCATCTAAGTCACATTTTGGATATAAACTACATACCATTGAAGATACCGAATATGATCTGATAAGGAGATATAGGACAACTACTGCCTCAGTTCATGATAGTCAGGTGGATCTTTCTGAAGAAGGCGAAGTTGTTTACAGAGATAGAGGTTACTTTGGTGCAATTTCAAAAGGATATGATGCAACTATGCAAAGGGGAGTACGAGGGCACCCTATTGGTATTAGGGATAAGATGAGAAACAAAAGAATAAGCAGGAAAAGAGCAAAGGGAGAAAGACCTTATGCTGTTATCAAAAATGTGTTTACGTCAGGATTTGTAAGAGTAACAACGTTGGCAAGAGTAAATGTCAAAATGGCGATTACAGCATTCAGCTATAATCTCTATCAATTGAGGACAATAAGAAGAAAATCATTAGGATGA
- the dinB gene encoding DNA polymerase IV, which translates to MSRIILHVDMDYFYAAIEEREDPSLKGKAVVVCMYSNRGEEGGAVSTCNYVARDAGIHSAMPCRLAKAVKPDAVFLPVRKTFYSEVSERIMEIIRSYADNDGELFEKLGIDEAFLEVTATSRGDIDKAQQIAQSIKDDVKELEGLTCSVGIGPNKIIAKMASSRQKPDGITVIREDEVDGFLRKMPVAKLWGIGKVTEEKLANMGIDIVEDLAGHDVQELISAFGKTRGTWLKMAASGIDDDPVKEKTSSDQIGRMASLTHDTRKSDLVLSLLDELLDDVFSKVTARNVSFRSITVTVIYSNFKTVTKSHTLNHPMAEKAVLREVSYQIMGELLDSSTVNIRRIGVRVGNLHENKGQKTLAEFF; encoded by the coding sequence ATGTCCCGCATTATCCTCCATGTAGATATGGATTATTTCTACGCTGCCATCGAAGAGCGTGAGGACCCTTCCCTTAAGGGAAAAGCGGTCGTTGTCTGTATGTATTCCAATCGTGGCGAGGAAGGAGGTGCTGTCAGTACCTGCAACTATGTTGCAAGGGATGCAGGTATTCACTCCGCCATGCCCTGTCGTCTTGCAAAGGCTGTCAAACCGGATGCTGTTTTTTTGCCAGTGAGAAAAACCTTCTATTCTGAGGTTTCGGAAAGGATAATGGAGATCATCAGGTCCTATGCTGATAATGACGGGGAACTTTTTGAGAAGCTAGGCATCGATGAAGCTTTCCTTGAAGTGACGGCCACCTCTAGGGGAGATATTGATAAGGCACAACAGATCGCACAGAGCATCAAGGATGATGTAAAGGAGCTGGAGGGTCTTACCTGTTCGGTGGGCATAGGTCCTAACAAGATAATCGCCAAGATGGCATCATCCCGTCAGAAGCCGGACGGTATCACTGTTATCAGGGAGGATGAGGTGGATGGTTTCCTCAGGAAGATGCCTGTGGCAAAATTATGGGGTATCGGAAAGGTCACAGAGGAAAAACTTGCCAATATGGGTATCGATATCGTGGAAGACCTTGCCGGCCACGATGTTCAGGAACTGATCTCCGCTTTCGGGAAGACGCGGGGTACGTGGCTCAAGATGGCTGCATCAGGCATCGATGACGACCCTGTGAAGGAGAAGACAAGTTCTGACCAGATCGGCAGGATGGCCTCTCTTACCCATGATACCCGCAAAAGCGATCTGGTGCTCTCCCTGCTTGATGAGCTTCTGGATGATGTGTTCAGTAAGGTCACTGCAAGAAATGTTTCATTCAGATCGATCACTGTAACAGTCATATATTCTAATTTCAAGACCGTTACCAAAAGCCATACGCTCAATCATCCAATGGCTGAAAAGGCAGTGCTCAGGGAAGTTTCCTATCAGATAATGGGGGAATTGCTGGATAGCAGTACTGTCAATATACGCCGCATTGGTGTGCGTGTGGGGAACCTGCATGAGAACAAGGGTCAGAAAACGCTGGCTGAGTTCTTTTGA
- a CDS encoding HEAT repeat domain-containing protein codes for MDSIDEIIDPDIQSLVNNKDLKGILNALSHSNAEIRFQAEETFDEVANFNELETFIEALKSDDENIRRFVSRVLGGCDDLRAVEPLIQSLNDEDECVVDYAAESLGNLQDKRAVDPLIKVLSHKYWAARSSAALSLGCIGDSRAIDPLVQTLNDKYHEVRYYAEEALEKFDDDRATEELNKYHESQIPKHLKNVVNAFRTFEKSKSIDPLIEYLNDENDEVREYASKCFYELNDKKSVDALIQSLNDPSKIVQRNAACSLGKIDTPEALEGLVQNLKSEKVEVRKNAVGGMGESESKLATKMIFQTLNDEDERVRLSAANALYFSDRLYDQQNIDSVIEALANKDVNVRKYATMGLIEIADEMAIKPLIYVLDDEDIRIRNYAAQALGNIGEDSIEPLVQILDDKNTFGKKRLLRATVNALGFIENSKVVDSLIKALSIKDMFVKESACLALGEMGDPKSIEPLKACLNDKHKKVQDAAKRSLKNLAKIK; via the coding sequence ATGGATTCAATTGATGAAATTATAGACCCTGATATACAATCTTTAGTAAATAATAAAGACCTTAAAGGAATACTCAATGCATTAAGTCATAGTAACGCTGAAATTAGATTCCAAGCAGAAGAAACTTTTGATGAAGTCGCAAATTTTAATGAACTTGAAACTTTTATCGAAGCTTTGAAAAGTGATGATGAGAACATAAGACGATTCGTTTCGAGAGTGCTTGGTGGATGTGATGACTTGAGGGCTGTAGAACCTCTTATTCAATCTTTGAATGATGAAGATGAATGCGTGGTAGATTATGCAGCAGAGTCTCTTGGGAATTTACAAGACAAAAGAGCAGTTGATCCACTTATAAAAGTGCTATCTCATAAATACTGGGCAGCCCGCAGCTCAGCAGCATTGTCCCTTGGATGTATCGGCGATTCAAGAGCAATCGACCCACTAGTACAAACTTTAAATGATAAATATCATGAGGTAAGATATTATGCAGAAGAGGCACTTGAAAAATTTGATGATGACAGAGCAACAGAGGAATTAAATAAATATCATGAAAGTCAAATTCCGAAACATCTTAAAAATGTTGTAAACGCATTCCGAACATTCGAGAAATCAAAATCAATTGACCCCCTTATAGAATATTTGAATGATGAAAACGATGAAGTTAGGGAATATGCTTCTAAATGTTTTTATGAATTAAATGATAAAAAATCAGTAGATGCTCTTATTCAATCACTCAATGATCCATCTAAAATTGTTCAGCGAAATGCTGCATGCTCGCTTGGGAAGATAGATACTCCAGAAGCATTAGAAGGCTTAGTTCAAAACTTAAAAAGTGAAAAAGTAGAAGTCCGAAAAAATGCTGTGGGGGGAATGGGTGAGTCTGAAAGTAAATTAGCAACTAAAATGATTTTCCAAACATTGAATGACGAAGACGAAAGAGTTCGTTTATCTGCAGCAAACGCTCTCTATTTTTCGGATCGTTTATACGATCAACAAAACATTGACTCTGTTATAGAAGCTCTGGCAAATAAAGACGTTAATGTTCGAAAATATGCAACCATGGGTCTTATTGAAATTGCTGATGAGATGGCAATAAAACCACTTATTTATGTTTTAGATGATGAAGATATTCGTATTCGGAATTATGCAGCTCAAGCACTAGGAAACATTGGAGAAGATAGTATAGAACCCTTGGTTCAAATTTTGGATGACAAAAACACTTTCGGTAAAAAGAGACTTTTAAGAGCAACTGTAAATGCCTTGGGTTTCATCGAAAATTCAAAAGTCGTGGATTCGCTCATTAAAGCTCTTTCAATTAAAGACATGTTTGTTAAAGAATCTGCTTGTCTCGCACTAGGAGAAATGGGTGATCCGAAATCCATTGAACCACTTAAAGCATGTCTGAATGATAAGCACAAAAAAGTGCAGGATGCTGCAAAGAGATCATTAAAAAATTTAGCGAAAATCAAATAA
- a CDS encoding DUF2971 domain-containing protein, whose amino-acid sequence MLLFEGFIGILNNILMWSHYADNHKGICICFRSKKAKDGHYLHLKSSAKLVSSPFFDINYEDNLPPAINMFGNQNLTIFLLTKYTEWEYEKEFRMLIFEDEFDDGITKYEKNDLEGIIFGLKINRKTVEQIHNVINENYLKEGIDVHFYEAKEVQGKYKIQIEKINDFDAYLESLE is encoded by the coding sequence TTGCTTCTGTTTGAGGGGTTTATCGGAATTCTCAATAATATCTTAATGTGGAGTCATTATGCCGATAACCATAAAGGTATTTGTATTTGTTTCAGATCTAAAAAAGCAAAAGATGGACATTATTTACATCTAAAATCATCTGCTAAATTAGTTTCAAGCCCGTTTTTTGATATAAACTATGAAGACAACCTTCCACCAGCAATAAACATGTTTGGTAATCAAAATCTTACCATATTTTTGTTAACTAAATACACTGAGTGGGAATACGAAAAAGAATTCCGAATGTTAATTTTTGAGGATGAATTTGATGATGGAATTACAAAATATGAAAAAAATGATTTAGAAGGAATTATTTTTGGTTTGAAAATAAACCGAAAGACTGTTGAACAAATTCATAACGTCATTAATGAAAATTATCTAAAAGAAGGAATCGATGTACATTTTTATGAAGCTAAAGAGGTTCAAGGAAAGTACAAAATACAAATTGAAAAAATTAATGATTTTGATGCATATTTAGAGTCTTTAGAATAA
- a CDS encoding Eco57I restriction-modification methylase domain-containing protein has protein sequence MTEYDLDFLKEKGFLETSINMEDKYDTAEGTVKFVSYLFDSKNRLAYFVDFNVEDIASILKVLREKRNFDYYWFWKEGRIYTFRTFGENKQFIFNTQHSRKTEYIKSKKDKLSKFSSDNPTALFDVKDVILRFYRNLWNLRLKLAKAVNNELDDRDKILAAQRLLDRLIFTYFIAEKGIIYGIDKRGNRQELSARNLFRYLIEVSGDFHSLLNVLFFDYLNDSKKNDMPIQGAEGYSLFIPYLNGGLFRERQITTPTGESIGESELEIEGFEWNDLIDALNEYNWIIDGYTDTEAEDTIGNLTPEILGHIYEKFVISVSELDDVDVDDLKKTKEGELKKGNKKIGAYYTPEAITKYIAENTIFPFAMDKLELDKKYENFADFHEAHNNDADTLNRFNEALKHIKVLDPAVGSGAFPMAAADILFDWRRKCREKLDDYHLRREIIINNLHGVDIMEGAVEICMLRLWLWLIASVDTKKEIEALPNIEFNVFEGNSLIGYVDEKEVVDLKPKNKPKARWDTLTHKQFTIDNWGEEGIFYLFQQRNDKIREYRNASGERAERLRSEIKQMTDEFNRLLDGKLLKELQNKGIDIDEDKLKELKPFHWVMQFSNVFEKGGFDVVIGNPPYVNAWEMEEGSKLIRTILPKLFNDKCPLKSHWDLYIPFIIQALEINSKQGYFSYILPNPICREKYGIEVRKYILENTNIKNILTSGVRNVFEGVSRQSIVLIIKNSKPKKVDNIISINYIDEDNNISILNSTKQSDWNNLFQCQFRYEMDSTSFDIISHIDKLKVRLGNIYYVNYGAQISSKEKGKFGKQYLLEKDPKENPKKFIEGKDLSRYSISDRGLYLDYLPKMMYGPRVPEFFESPKLITRHVSGKNDSLIFTIDKMGYYSDHGLIMSTDYENLNSKNRTSFSDYTVDSKHNYQIELLLGILNSKLMSFFYANVYATGSLQGSYSHVYPQHVRNFPISTKVKLSYSDSIVKIVYYLLFNPPNKNAIISNYFDQYILDSLVYSLYFSSNFTTVGIPTDLVDKIASYLEPINYDRWAQLEFKDKLTGVEMKEKQALEERNMTVIERVYQRLKNDKEIQGCIRQIKSHPWVKVVEGEA, from the coding sequence ATGACAGAATATGATCTGGATTTCCTGAAGGAAAAAGGGTTTTTAGAAACTTCAATTAACATGGAGGATAAGTACGATACAGCAGAAGGAACTGTAAAGTTTGTTTCTTATCTTTTTGATTCTAAGAATCGACTGGCTTATTTTGTTGATTTTAATGTGGAAGACATTGCTTCTATTCTCAAGGTTTTAAGAGAAAAACGCAATTTTGATTATTACTGGTTCTGGAAGGAAGGCAGAATTTACACATTCCGCACATTTGGAGAAAATAAGCAGTTTATTTTTAATACCCAGCATAGCAGGAAAACTGAATACATAAAGAGCAAGAAGGATAAGCTCTCCAAGTTTTCCTCTGATAATCCAACTGCACTTTTTGATGTGAAAGATGTCATTTTACGATTCTACCGCAACTTGTGGAATTTAAGGTTGAAGCTTGCAAAGGCAGTAAACAATGAATTGGATGATCGAGACAAGATTCTTGCTGCCCAGAGGCTTCTGGATAGGTTGATATTTACATACTTCATTGCAGAGAAAGGGATTATATATGGTATAGATAAGCGAGGCAACCGGCAGGAACTCAGTGCCAGAAATCTCTTTAGGTATCTGATAGAGGTTTCTGGAGACTTTCACAGCCTTTTAAATGTGTTATTTTTTGATTATCTTAACGATTCTAAGAAAAACGATATGCCAATTCAAGGTGCTGAGGGTTACTCTCTGTTTATTCCGTACTTAAACGGTGGTTTGTTCAGGGAGCGGCAAATTACAACCCCTACTGGTGAATCCATTGGAGAGTCTGAACTTGAAATTGAAGGTTTTGAATGGAACGATCTCATCGATGCACTTAATGAGTACAACTGGATCATTGACGGATACACGGATACTGAAGCTGAGGATACAATCGGCAACCTGACGCCTGAGATACTTGGTCATATCTACGAAAAGTTTGTTATCTCAGTGAGTGAACTTGACGATGTTGATGTTGATGACCTGAAAAAAACAAAGGAAGGCGAGCTTAAGAAGGGTAACAAGAAGATCGGAGCATATTATACTCCAGAAGCAATTACTAAGTACATTGCTGAGAACACGATTTTCCCATTTGCGATGGATAAACTCGAACTTGATAAAAAATACGAGAATTTTGCTGATTTCCATGAAGCCCACAATAATGATGCAGATACATTAAATCGGTTTAATGAAGCATTGAAGCATATCAAGGTCTTGGACCCTGCTGTTGGCAGCGGTGCGTTCCCGATGGCTGCTGCGGACATACTGTTCGACTGGAGGCGCAAGTGTAGGGAAAAACTGGATGATTACCACCTGCGCCGTGAGATTATCATAAACAACTTGCATGGCGTGGATATCATGGAAGGTGCTGTGGAGATTTGTATGCTGAGGTTGTGGTTGTGGTTGATTGCCTCGGTGGATACCAAGAAAGAGATTGAGGCACTGCCGAATATTGAATTTAATGTTTTTGAGGGAAATTCGCTGATTGGGTATGTGGATGAAAAAGAGGTTGTAGATCTTAAGCCTAAAAATAAACCAAAAGCGCGCTGGGATACTCTAACCCACAAACAATTTACTATAGATAATTGGGGAGAAGAGGGGATTTTTTATTTATTCCAACAGCGCAACGATAAAATCAGGGAGTACAGGAATGCAAGCGGAGAACGGGCTGAGCGCTTGAGGTCTGAAATCAAGCAGATGACAGATGAATTCAATAGACTGTTAGATGGTAAGCTGTTGAAGGAGTTACAGAATAAGGGGATTGATATTGATGAGGATAAACTGAAGGAGCTCAAACCGTTCCACTGGGTGATGCAGTTTTCGAATGTTTTTGAGAAAGGTGGGTTTGATGTGGTTATTGGGAATCCGCCATATGTAAATGCTTGGGAAATGGAAGAGGGGAGCAAGTTAATACGTACTATTTTACCAAAATTATTTAACGACAAATGCCCACTTAAATCACATTGGGATTTATATATTCCTTTTATCATTCAAGCATTAGAAATCAATAGTAAGCAAGGGTATTTTTCATATATTTTGCCAAATCCCATTTGTAGGGAAAAGTATGGGATTGAGGTTCGTAAATATATCTTAGAGAACACAAACATTAAAAACATTTTAACATCCGGGGTGCGAAATGTTTTCGAAGGCGTTTCACGTCAAAGCATTGTGTTGATTATAAAAAATAGCAAGCCTAAAAAGGTAGATAATATTATTTCTATAAATTACATCGATGAAGATAATAACATTTCAATTCTTAATTCCACTAAACAATCAGACTGGAACAATCTTTTTCAGTGTCAGTTTAGATATGAAATGGATTCTACATCATTTGATATCATCTCGCACATTGATAAATTAAAGGTTCGGCTTGGGAATATCTATTATGTAAATTACGGTGCACAAATATCCAGCAAAGAAAAAGGAAAATTTGGAAAGCAATATCTTTTGGAAAAAGATCCAAAAGAAAATCCGAAGAAATTTATTGAAGGAAAAGATTTATCCAGATATTCAATAAGTGATCGAGGACTCTATTTAGATTACTTGCCAAAAATGATGTATGGTCCAAGGGTTCCTGAATTTTTTGAATCTCCTAAATTAATAACACGGCATGTATCCGGTAAAAATGATTCATTAATTTTCACCATTGATAAAATGGGATATTATAGCGATCATGGATTAATCATGTCCACAGATTATGAAAATTTAAATAGTAAAAACCGAACATCTTTTTCGGATTATACAGTTGATTCTAAACACAATTACCAGATTGAATTGCTTTTAGGAATCTTAAATTCCAAATTAATGTCTTTTTTTTACGCAAACGTTTATGCAACTGGGAGTCTTCAGGGTTCATATTCGCATGTTTATCCTCAGCATGTACGAAATTTTCCAATATCTACCAAAGTTAAATTAAGTTATTCAGATTCAATTGTTAAGATTGTTTACTATTTACTCTTTAATCCGCCAAACAAGAATGCTATTATATCAAATTATTTTGATCAATATATTCTTGACTCTCTCGTTTATTCTCTCTATTTCTCCTCTAATTTTACCACCGTTGGCATCCCCACAGACCTCGTAGATAAAATTGCCTCCTACCTCGAACCAATAAACTACGACCGTTGGGCGCAACTCGAATTCAAAGATAAACTGACCGGGGTGGAAATGAAGGAAAAGCAGGCGTTAGAAGAGAGGAACATGACAGTTATCGAAAGGGTGTACCAGCGTCTCAAGAATGATAAAGAGATTCAGGGGTGCATCCGACAGATCAAGTCGCATCCTTGGGTGAAGGTGGTGGAAGGGGAAGCATGA